Genomic DNA from Chiroxiphia lanceolata isolate bChiLan1 chromosome 30, bChiLan1.pri, whole genome shotgun sequence:
CGGCCCCCCCGGGCCCGGTGAGTCACGGCCCGACCGCGGCGATGCCGGAAGGCCCCGGGCGGTACCGGGGGGGGGTTCACCCCGCGGCGGGAATGGAGCGAGGGGACCCCGagcgggggcagcggggggtGGTCACGGGGCTCTCAGTGGGGCGGGCGGGGACCGGCCCCGGGGGTCCCGCACTCCCGTCAGCTCCAAGCGGGGCTCCGTGCGGCCGCCGGGGGTCCCGCCAGAGCGGGGGCTGCAGCGGGTGCCCGGGATGAGCTGCCTTGGGCGGGGGTCCCGCCCGGCGCGGAGCCCAGGGGGGGTCCCGGCagcggggcccggggggggaTGAGGTGTTCGGCCCTGGGGGTCCCGCCGGGGGAAGCCCAAGCTGGGGAAGCTGCGCAGCAGAAGGCGGGACCGGGCAGCGGGGCCCGGGGGGATGCGGGCCCGGGGGGATGCGGTGCCCAGCCCCGGTTCCCGCCCGGGGGGGACTTCGAGCGGGACTCGATGTGGTGGGGCCGCAGTTGGACGGACGGGGGTccccccgggggtcccgccCGGCGGGGAACTCAAGTGGGGTCCGCAGCGCAGCAGAGGGGGGAGTGTCCGCGGCAGTGCGACCCGGGGAGATGCGGGAGGATGATGAGGGGCGATCCGGGGCTTGGCGGGGAACCCCGGGGGTCGCAAGCGGGGTCTGCAGCATGACACAGGTGGGGAACTCGCCAGCGGGGCCAGGGGAGGACGCGGTGCCCGGTCCGGGGGTCCCGCCGGGGGGATGCGGTTCCCGGCCCCGGGGCAGGACGCGGTGCGGGGTCCGGGGGTCGCACCCGGCCGTGCAGAGGGGGGTTTTACCCCGAGCCcttcccgccgccgcctccgcggGCGGTAACGGCGCGGCGGGGCCCCGAGCACCCGCTTACCCAGGCCGGCAGCTCCCCGCGGGCCGCGCCcagcccggcggcggcggcgcgcaCCGCTGCCTCCTCGTCGCGCTGCAGGCGCTCGGCCGCGCGCATCCCGCGCTCCCGggcgcgccgccgccgccgccagcccGCGTAGAGCGCGAGCGCGAGCACGAGCGCGCCCGcgcccagccccagcagccccgcGGCGTAGGCGGGCAGCGCCCACAGCAGCCGCCGGCCCAGCGCGCCCAGCGCCGccagccccgcgccgccgccgctcccgctccgccgCTCCAtccccgctccgctcccggcCCCTGTCCCGCTCTGCCCCCGGGAGCGCCGGGACACGCCCACGGCACGCGCGCCTCGCCCATTGGCTGACCCGGGACAGGACCCGGCCACGCCCCTCGTCCCCCCGCACCGTCCATTGGCCGCCCGCCAACCCCCAGCACCGCCCACTCCGCAGTGGGCGTGACCTCGGGGAGTCACGTGTGACCCCCGCCACGCCCGTATTTATTGGCGGGCGTGGTTCAGGCGAGGGGCGTGGCCGAGGTCACGTGTCCGCGGCTCCCCCGTACTGAGGGTCCCCCGGCCCTTCCCGGGGGTACCAAACACCCCCCTTCCCCCGGGACAGCGACCGGGACCGTgcggtttggggtttttttaatagctgaaaATGTTACAGGGCCAGCGCAGCCCCGGTGCCGCCCCTGCCGTGGGACTCAGTCCTGGCACCGGGCGAGGGGGCCGTGTCCATTCCCGAGGCTCCAGGGGGGAGCAGCCACAACCCCCCCGGGCCCCCAAGGAGCTTTCCCCGCATGACGGGTGCCAGACCAAGGTGGGGGTCCCGCACCCACACCCCCGTGGGAGCCACCAGCGTCCACAGGCTGCGCGGGGTCCGTGTGTCCGTCCTCCCGCTGCCCCCCGGGCTCAGTTCCACGGGGCGGGGGGTCAGTGGGGCATGGCCGTTATCCTCATGCTCTGCGAGGCGATGGGGTAGGTCACCATGGGGGTGGTGGCGTGGCTCATGGTGATGCCCCCGAGGGGCTGCGCCATGGACACGGCCACGGGCGCCACCGACACGGCCACGGGCGCCATGGACACGGGGGGGGCCATGCCCTGGGCGATGGTCTGCGCCAGGGCCGCCGACAGCGGCGCGATCTCGGGGTTCATGGGGGGCGCGGCGTTGGCGGGGGGGGCGGCCTGGGCGCCGGCGGGGGCCACCAAATCCTGCTGGGTGACGGGCcggggctgcagggcctggcTGCTGAGCGTGGTGTGCGTCTGCGCGATGCTGTGGTTATAGTTGGTGACGGTGCCCACGGTGGGCGCCAGAGTCTGCTCGGTGGCCGTGGCCGTGGAGCTCAGCGTCATCACCTTGGCCTGGTTGCGGAACTGCGCgttctgctccagcagcacctcgTTGGTGGCCAGCAGGTTGTTCACCTGCTTCTTGAGGTCCTCCACGCGCTTGCGCAGCAGGAcgttctcctcctccagcagccggTACTCCACGGCCCGGGGGCTGCCGAAGCTGTACTCGTAGGTCTCGTACAGCCCCTCCACCCGCCGCCGCTTCAGCACCGGCTCGTGCTCGTCGTAGCGGTCGGGGTCGTAGAGGAGCCCGTCGAAGGGCTCGAAGCGGCGCCCGGCGGggcccagcccctgctcccgCCCCCGCGCCTCGTACTCGTAGTCCCGCTGCAGGTGCTGGAACTTGCACTTGGCCCCGCGCTGGCAGTCGCCCTTCAGGAAGTCCCTGCAGATGGGCACCTCCTCCTTGCTGTTGGGCAGGTCGGCGGGCGACAGCCCCAACCCCGCCGCCACCTTCTGGCGCAGGCGCGGGGGCAGCTCCCCCGTCTTCTTGTAGCAGTCCTCGTCCTCCTTGGTGCCGTGGATGAAGCGGCAGTTGAGGCGCACGCACTCCTTGTTCTGGAAGTCGTGGCAGAAGATGAACTCGTTCTTCCTCACGCCCAGGTTGGTGACCTCGCTGATGTCGGGGTGGCGGAAGCGGCAGCGCTTCCCGCGCTTGCAGACGTTCCGCAGGAAGTCCCGGCAGATGTCGTCGGCGTTGGCACCCACCTcgtccccgccgccgccgccgccgctcccgtTGGTGTAGCCGTCCCGGTCCGGCATCTTCGGGGCAGCTCCGGGTGCTGCGGGGGAGGGACGGGGTGAGGGAGGCACCGGGAGGGAGCCGCGGGAGCCGGCGGAGGAGAACACCCGCCCCGGGGCACCggcaacagagagagagagggacgGGGCGAGGGAGGCACCGGGAGCGGCTCCGGGACCGGGGAGAATCACCCGCCCCAGGGCACTGGCGCCGCCGTGGAGACGGCGCAGAGGCAGCAGGGCCCGGGAGCTCCCCCACAGCCGCCGGTGCCCCCCGGGATGTCCCgggtgtccccacagcccttgCCCGCTCCCAGCGCCACCGTCGTCCCGGAGGGAACCCCGGGCCGCCCCTCACTGCCGCTCCCCGCGGCTGCCGGTGCCGCCGGCGCCCCCCGAGTGCCGCCAAGCCCCGGTGTGCGGGGCCCCCGTCCGTGACAGCCCCGCGGGGCACTCCGGGAGGGCCTCGCACGGACACCCGCGCGGCCCGGCGGGGGCGGAGGGACCGGTCCGGCGGAGCGCGCCCTCCCCCCGGGCCCGCACTCACCGCTCGCGGCCTCTCCGCGGTGCCTCCGGCGCCAGGAACGCGCGGCCGgtgccggcggcgggcgggacCCGCTGGGCGCCGCTTCCGGGGCGGCCCGGAAGGACCCGCGCGGCGGCGCGCCGGAACTACGTCACCGTGACGTCACTCGCGACAGCCGCCGCCGCGCGGGGAGACCCCGGCTTCACCTCCCCGTCCTGCCACACCTCCCCATTCCCGGTGTCATCTGGCCCCGTCACACCCCCCTGAATCCCAGCCCCGGTGTCACCTCCCGGTCCTGTCACACCATCCCAAACTCCGGTCCCGATGTCACCTCCCGGCCCCGGTGCCACATCCAGGTCCCGGTGTCACCTGCCCTGCTCCGGCCGCCCCCGGTCCCAGCTCACGGCACCGCCTGCCAGTCCCGTTACCGGAGGATTCCCCCGTTCCCGGAGGAGCCCCTGGCCCCACCTGCCCTGTTACCAGAGGAGCCCCGGTGCCGGTCGCCGGCCCCGTTAAAAGAGGAACCTCGGGCTTCTCCCATCTCTCGTCGCCGGAGAAGCCCCTTCCCGCCGTCCCGGTGCCCCCGTTACCGGAGGCTCCTCGGTCCCAGCCCCCCGGAGCCGCCACACATTGTTCTAATAACCAGCTTTTATTCATAGCACAGCGGCCGTTACAGAGCAGAGAGAACGGGCCCGGCCCAGCGGGacccccgcggccccgggagGTCACCGGCGTGTCACCAGGGTGTCACCGAGACGGCCCCGGGCCGCGGCCCCAGTGGGGTCAGTCACTTGGACCTCtgcctcatcttcctcctcttgcGCTTCAGCCTGGGGACAGAAGGGACAGGGTGGCGGCGtcacccccgggaccccccagaCCACCCGCTGAGGCCCACCCGAGGGTCCCCCCAGGGGTCCTCACGTACCTGCGCATTCGCTTCTTGCGCCACTGCGGGAGAGAAGGAGGGGCCGTTAGAGCCGGTACGGGGGGGTTGGATCCCGGTGCCCCAGTCCTACACTGTCCCCGTACCCCCAGTGCCTCGCTGGTTTGGCTCTCCCAGCgttcccagtgtccccagtcccaCACCATCCCAGTGAGGCCTGAGCGGGTCTGAGTCGCAGCCCGGGACCCCCAGACCTCGGAGCCCCCTCCCCAACCTGGGGCACGCGCCCCCCCTCCATAAGGACCCCGCCTGCACCACAGGTTCCCCCACTCTGCTCCCGGCAAAGACACCCCCGAGGGACCCCAACTTCCACAGGGACCTCCCCaatcccagcacagggaccctCCCCCGCCCTCAGAGACACCCCTCCAGGACCCTCCACTCCCTGGAACAACCTCTGGGAcaccccccagggaccccaaatTCCACAGGGACCTCCCCTCGCGCCCCCAGCGACACCCCACCCAGCAGGACCCCCCaacccctgggacccccaccGAGACCCTCGTCCCCTGCACCAGGAGATGGGATCCCCTCCCCTGGGACTCCCCCCCCGCCTCAGGAGTGTCCAGGCCGCAGGGTCCCTCCCACCCGCCATCCAGGCTCGGCCACCGCTGAGGCGCCAtcggccgccccccgccgctCACCTTGGCCCTCAtggcggggcggcggcggctccgcgctcagtccgggcgggcgggggcggcggaTGGAGGCGGATAGAGGCGGCGACCGGGGAAGGCCCCAATATGGCGGCAGTGGCCGAGAGGGGCCCGCGCCGCTCGGCTGGCGGTATTTATAGTGGAGATAACCACGCCCACAGCGACGAGGGGCTCGACGGGATCTGTAGTTCTTTGCCCCGAAGCATCGCGGGAGCTGTAGTCCGGCCGCCGGCCGCCATTTTGCGCAGCCCCCCTTttggggggggtccccaaaggtgtgtatgtgtgtgtcccccccaaaGTCCCCTCCGACCTGTCAACATTTAAGTTTATTTGGAATATGAGCATCAAACCCGTTTTTCTGGGAGTTTCCGCTTGTCCAGGGTGTGAACAGGAGTGTTGTTGCATCACAAAGGCCATCCAAGGactttgttttagaaatataaagtatttatactgtaatataaatatataaaacttaaaaatatttgtataataatataaaaaataaaaaataaaattaaataaaccagGGGTTTATATATCTGTGCCATGGGCTAGGAGAGCACGGCTCCCATCTCCAGGCAAAATACTGGTTAAAAAGGCTAAAACCGGGGGGTTTCCctcaaaatgacatttttttcctctcaaaaccaggatttttttccctcaaattcACAGTTCAGATGCCAGAGACTCCCAGGATCCCACATCCACCCCACACCCACCCCAGAGCTGAAAGAATTGGAGACAAGGAgcagagagatggaaaaaattcagaataaaatccAATATCGCATcgtttattctcttttattgaCTTTGGTAATATTTGCACGTGTGGAGTTTGGGGTGGAAAACTCGGATCTTGACGGAGGAAGCACAGCAGCCTGCGGAGACGCCCGGGAATGTTCTTAAAAGGCAAGAGTTTTTCCCAAATTCAGCTCCGTCGGGGGGGAAGAAGAACCAGAGGTATcggcaaagaaaaaaacctcacattCAACTCATGGCATCAGGcggctttttttctttttttttttttctttttttttataaaagtgaCTACAAAAGAGCGATACCCCTGGCCGGGCTCGGCCCCGACTCCGCGGCTCCGGCAGCGCTTCCCTCACCCGTCACCTGAGGAACGGCTGagatcttttttccccaattacAAACTATAATCCAGAGGGAAGGGTGAGAAATCCTCTGGCCCGAGGTGACAGGCGGGAAAGGTGGAATGTGCTCCCAGGGGCCACAGGGAATTGGACTCGCCTGCCCCTCCGCAGGGCCGGAATGTCGGCGGCTTCCGAGGATTTGGACAATTTAAAAACGAGTTTGTGTTAAAAAATAGCGAGTTTATCCCTTAAATGAAGGCAGAGACAAAAACGGAGCAGCCAGACCACTCTCCCAGGGGACTTCAAATTTGCCGTTTTTCccaattataaatataaattccaGAGGGGAAAGATAAATCCTCTGGCACCGTGTCCCAGATCACTCACACAGGGCACTTTTCTGGGTGTAATTAGCTGgttttgggtggggttttttgtcctCCATTAAAATTtgtaaagggaaaaattaaaaaatataaaaggaggatgaggaggaagaggagaagaaggaggaggaaggaagcagGTGGCTCCCTACACTCCCTCTCACTGGATTGGGATTAATTCCCCTCTTCAAATGTGGGAAATATAAAAGGTTAAAGATTTGATAGTGACTTTTactcctaattttattttttctgctcttttttcagTTGTCTGAAGTGGCTGAGAGATTCCTCCCTACTTGGCAAAGTCAACGGGAGCTGCTTGGAGTCAGTGGGAAGTCCAGACTGTCTGGTCCTGAGGGGACCAACAGTGCCAGATTATTTTGCTtctggttggatttttttggggggaaaaggggcCATTTGAGTGATTTGGGGGCTCTCAGTCGCCAGCCTCGTTCTCCTCCGCCGTCTCTCCCGTGGTGGCATTTTCTGCATTCTTGGAAGCCTGTGGGGAAACGGGGAACACGTCAGAGCTGGGGGGTCCCACACGGCCACAGCCCACCCTGGGGGCCCTGGAGAAGCCCCATCCCAcggagctgctgcttcctgaggtgggaaaacactgaaatgaatCCAAAACGCACAACCTGGGAGCATCTGGGTGCTGTGAGCCACAAGTTTACACAAGGGAATGGACAAATTCCCACAAGGAATGGACAaattaccttctttttcttctttttctgggtCTTCCGGCTTGCAGAGCTTTGTAGAAGGGCCTGGAGATAGGAAGGAAATGTGAGGAGCTGGAAAACTACTCCTTTTTTTAGTCAGGAGGATGGGGACACCATTAGAGGGGAACATCAGGGAAATCCTCGGGGGCACAGCATGGATGGGGAATTCCAAGGTGTGATTCCCTAAATCCTTCCTGGAAAGAGCTGAGAGTTCTTATCAAGCCACAAGAGCCTGAAGAAGTAAAGGGGCCCAGTCTGGGCTTAACTAAATCTTGCCAAATTCACACCACAAACCTCTGCAGAGGCTCCTGGATTTTAATTTCCaccttccctgccccaggaTGCAGGGACAGGGTGGTACTTCTGGATAAATACACATATTATATACACTGTACATACATGTTACTTATACAATTTTATAAGTACATTTAatcaatatattaatatttgcAATTGTCAATATTAATCACATTTAGGATTCAACCAACCTTCAGTTCTCCGTCCTGCACCTCGAAGTCGGACTTGTAGAGCTCGGGCTCAAAGGGGCCGCTCGTTATCCGCATGGGCCCGTTGGGCATCAGCAGCACCGTGAACTTGAACTGTGCAACAAACTCCCCTGCGAGGCACAGCCCGGGTTAAACCTGCCAGGACCTGCAGGGCTGACCCCCAGAGTGCTCCAGGCAGGCACTGACCTCTGATCCCAGCATTGACCCCTGatcccagcactgacccctgatcccagcactgacccctgATCCCAGCAGTGATCCCTGATCCCAGCAGTGATCCCTGACCCAGGCACTGACCCCTGatcccagcactgacccctgATCCCAGCATTGACCCCTGATCCCAGCATTGACCCCTGatcccagcactgacccctgatcccagcactgacccctgATCCCAGCAGTGATCCCTGATCCCAGCAGTGATCCCTGACCCAGGCACTGATCCCTGatcccagcactgacccctgACCCAGGCACTGACCCCTGATCCCAGCAGTGATCCCTGATCCCAGCACTGACCCAGGCACTGATCCCTGACCCAGCATTGTTCCATGTTTCCACCTGGCTAAAAACCAACTCAGAGGAGCTTCTTCAACCTGCCAGGACCCACAATCCCTGCTCCTaagcagctcctctggctccATCCTCCCCTATTCCTCCCTcacctgccccttccccacccagGACTCACCTTCCTTCTCGTAGAGGACGttgaagggctggagcagctcgTGTTTGGTGCATTCCACCACCCCCATCCGGGCCTTCTTCTCATCCTCAAAAGCCCTGGGAGGAGACAGAGACACCTGAGCTCAAACCCCATCTCACACCTGAGCTCAAATCCCCTGCAGTTCCTGCTTAGGCCCATCACATCCTTTCTACACCCTCTCCTGGGCTTGAATCCTGCAACTCCCCACAGAGGGCAGCCGAGGCCGTGCCCTCCTCCGAGCTGGGACAGCAAAACATGTTGGCTCTGCTCAGATTCCAGCCCTGGAGGGGTGTCCCAGCCCCCTGGACGGGTGTCCACACACCTGAGGGTGAAGGGCATGGTGTCGAAGCGTCGCTCCACCTCGCTGAAAAAGGCACGGGAGGTTTTCATCTTCAGGCCGTACTGCTTGGAAGGGTCCCTTTTGTAAATCGTGGTTCTCTGTCCCGCATCCTTCGCCTGGAAATGCCAACGGGAGCTGTGGGAGACCCGGAGCGGCGCCGCCCTCGGAGCAGCCCCCTCCAGACCCCCTCACCCCAAAGGTGCCCCTCGGTTTTTGGGGTGGACTCACCTTTCCCTCTCCGCTGCTGACGAGAACATCGACAGCGTAGACTTCGTGGACCTCGAACTCGGCTTTTTCGTGGtccttcctgcagggaaaagagtttggtgagggaaaaaaaccgGAGAATAGGGAAGAGAAAACCTCCTACAAGCCACAGGACCCTCAGAACTGGGAATTCTGgaatccctgaggttggaaaagacctctaaggtcacTGAGTCCAAACTGTGACTGATCCCTGCCTTGTcacccagagcactgagtgccacgtccagttgttccctggacacctccagggatggggactgggaTTTAAAGCCACCAAACtctataaatatttactgtaagaCCCAATCCCAGGGGatccctgagctgctggagcaggatggaaTGAGAACCCAGGTCAATAAGCCCAAACCCCTCCTGAGATGGGACTGCCCAGCACCCCCAATCCTGTGGGAtcctggcagctcctgtgggATAGCAAACAGGTCTtggcacagctctgagctggcaCCACCTCCACGACCAACAGTTGGGATTTGTGCTGGCAGCTTCCAGCAGATCCCCAGGAACTGGACAGGAACCAAGGACAGGTGCCAGCACGGAGCCTCCTCGGTGgcttccagcttttctttctcagaatgACCCTGAACACGGACTCACAACTCACAGGATcgggaatggtttgggatggaaggacCTCTAAAGGTCCAACCCTGTGACAGGGTCACTCTGGGATGagggacaggacccaagggaacagctggagctgtgtcaggggggTTGGATGGATTTTGGGAAcaggttcttcccccagagggtggctgggacTGAccaggttccccagggcagtgggcactgccccagggctgccagagctccaggagggtttggacaacgctctcagggatTGGGGGACTGGGGAAatttttggggttgtcctgtgtagggcctggagctggactttgatCCAGGgcaccctgaccccccccaaAAGCCCCTCACTCACTTCTGCTGGTCTGACGGGTTCTGGATGATGGTTTTCTCTCCGTCGATCACGTGTTGCTTCAGCTGGTGTGACAACATCCCTGTCATGAGAGGGAACTGGGCTCACTGGGAGTACTGGGAGTGCAGCTCTCAGatccagggagcagggagggagagagtcTTCAGGGTCACACGGAAACTGGGGTGTACTGGGAGCTGTACTAGGCTGTACTGGGTGCCCCGGGCACAGGCACACCAGTGGGTTgtactgggctgtactgggagcCATTCCCCACCAGTGTCACATCCAGGGAGACTTCCCACAGTTCACCTCCAAACCCAAGCCTGGGAAGAGGCACCAGCACATTCCCAATCCACTCCCTGAGCCAGCAGGGACTGTGGGATGTCCCTTTTGGGAACGGgaagcacagcccaggcacAACCAGCTCCGTCTGCTGCCATCTCCTGCCCGAGAAAACCCTGGGACTCAACCCTTCCCCAAACAACTCCTTGGTCAGCACTGGATTGTGTCCTGGAGAATGGAACAAAGCACTGAGGAGGCCCACAAAGCCATCCCACACACAGAGCAAGGAATCCGTGTTCCCAGAGATCCCAGAGAACGAGCCAGCTCTATGGAATTTCGGGATATTTAACCAGCAATGGACCAATTTAAGGTGGCTGAAAGAACCCCACAGCACTGACAGGAGAAAAGGATCTGCCAGTGCCAGGCTGAGCTTCCAGACACGGATCCAGCGGTGccactgccaccagcagctatcccagcaccttcccactCATCCaaggctctggagcaggaaggaaatgACACCCTGCCCACCCCTGGGAAGGTTCTGGCATCACAAAGCTGGGATGGATTTGCTAAAGGGGCTTTGAGTCCAAATGGCCAGGACGTGTCCCCGGCTGTGGGAGCCCACGTCTTGCTCCCAAAATAGCTTGTCCATGAAGccacagaaacagaggaaggaaaagaatccAGAGAGTTTAGAAGGGATATTTTAGCAAAGGCTGCTCACTTAGAGATGGACTTGCAGCTACTGAACGTTTCCCAGAATCTGACTGGGGCAGCTCAGGATTTCGTGTTCATCCCTGGGATCCCTGCTCCCTGGAATCCCTGATCCTTGTGggatccctgctccctgggatccctgctccctgggatCCCTGATCCTTGTGggatccctgctccctgggatccctgctccctgggatCCCTGATCCTTGTGggatccctgctccctgggatccctgctccctgcaatccctgctcctgggatccCTGATCCTTGTGGGATCCCTGTTCCCTGggatccctgctccctgggatccctgctccctgggatccctgctcctgggatgCCTGCTCCTGggatccctgctccctgggatccctgctccctgagatccctgctcctgggatgCCTGCTCCTGggatccctgctccctgggatccctgctccctgctccccatcctTACCTTCGATGGGTGTGCAGTGAAACGAGTGGGCTATTTTGTTCCAGGCCTCTGTCACTTGTGTGTTCTGGAAGAAGGACACAGGAAAACACGTTAAGGACAGAAAATTCCCGCCACAAGCACGAGGTTTCCTTTAATTCCGTGTTCTGGGATAAATTCCACACGTTTTACAACCAACAGGTGCTTTGACACCTCCTAAAAAACCAGAGAGACGGTGCCAGGCTCTGATTCCTCCCATCACCCACCCAgacagctgctcccagctgccccACGGAATTCCCCACGCTGGGAATTCTTCCCAGGCGAGGTCcccccctgctccttcccccgTGGGATCCCGACCTGGTTCCCGGGTTTCACCAGGCGCAGGGCGGCCTCGGCGCACAGATGAGCCGCCTTGATGACGTCGGCTTTGCGGCCCAGCACGgggttttcctgggaaaacagcCAAACAAGAGGATTTTTGAGGGCTGCTGTTCGTTTGGAGGAGGAGATTCCCCGTTCCACTGGACACCTTCCCCCCGGAGCGAGCAGGGAATCCAGCTCGGAGGGGGAAAAGCCCCACAGATCCCTCCTTAGGGCCCCATCAACCACCACCAAATCAGCTCCCACGGGAGCTCCCGAGACTTCCCAATCCAGGAAAGGGATCAGGACTCCAGTGTGGCCAGAAATATGGATTAGGAGGATTTCAACACACTCCAAATGAGGATTTTTGGTCCTCTCCCCTTTGAGTCATTCCAAAACCACTGGAGCAAAACCCAAGACACCGTCATCCTCTTCCCAAGGCTACACCTAAGGATTTATCCTGAGCTTTTTTAAGTGGAAACTTCAGGATTCCCAAGGCACGAGGCCAGCCAAATCCCAGTGTCCCACCAACACCAGCCCCCAGCAAGGAAcatctgtgctgcaggaaaagtGGGGAGCAAGGACTGATTTTGGGGTGGGGAACACCCATCCTGGGGcattgcagcagcacagcagggactgCCTCTCCAAGGCTCCCggtgctgcctcctccccagaGAGCCCCTTGGATTCAGAGAGCCCCCCAACATGATTTCTGGGATGCCACACTTGGAGGGGCAGCCAGAGACCCCCCCCAAGGACAAACCCACCTTGGAGGCGCCGATGACGAAGGTGTGGGCCA
This window encodes:
- the ZC3H10 gene encoding zinc finger CCCH domain-containing protein 10 — its product is MPDRDGYTNGSGGGGGGDEVGANADDICRDFLRNVCKRGKRCRFRHPDISEVTNLGVRKNEFIFCHDFQNKECVRLNCRFIHGTKEDEDCYKKTGELPPRLRQKVAAGLGLSPADLPNSKEEVPICRDFLKGDCQRGAKCKFQHLQRDYEYEARGREQGLGPAGRRFEPFDGLLYDPDRYDEHEPVLKRRRVEGLYETYEYSFGSPRAVEYRLLEEENVLLRKRVEDLKKQVNNLLATNEVLLEQNAQFRNQAKVMTLSSTATATEQTLAPTVGTVTNYNHSIAQTHTTLSSQALQPRPVTQQDLVAPAGAQAAPPANAAPPMNPEIAPLSAALAQTIAQGMAPPVSMAPVAVSVAPVAVSMAQPLGGITMSHATTPMVTYPIASQSMRITAMPH
- the PA2G4 gene encoding proliferation-associated protein 2G4 is translated as MSGEEEAAELTIAEDLVVTKYKMGGDIANRVLRAVVEAANSGASVLCLCEKGDAMIMEETGKIFKKEKEMKKGIAFPTSISVNNCVCHFSPLKSDQDYILKDGDLVKIDLGVHVDGFIGNVAHTFVIGASKENPVLGRKADVIKAAHLCAEAALRLVKPGNQNTQVTEAWNKIAHSFHCTPIEGMLSHQLKQHVIDGEKTIIQNPSDQQKKDHEKAEFEVHEVYAVDVLVSSGEGKAKDAGQRTTIYKRDPSKQYGLKMKTSRAFFSEVERRFDTMPFTLRAFEDEKKARMGVVECTKHELLQPFNVLYEKEGEFVAQFKFTVLLMPNGPMRITSGPFEPELYKSDFEVQDGELKALLQSSASRKTQKKKKKKASKNAENATTGETAEENEAGD